A section of the Sedimentisphaera cyanobacteriorum genome encodes:
- a CDS encoding dihydropteroate synthase, with protein MTNSVKDIIKIGESVHASIPSMNRVMKVVFENASGSEQAVEKICEKIRQQAENGADYIEVNVDDFYAEDSARAEEMMRQFVQLTAEHSRGVPVCVDSSNDELLIAGLEAWEQSGAAGKPMINSVKPHSMERLFELSREKPFVFIALIMIEQGSSAEEDLEKSVSTAEMIFDKAIEYGFKPEEMYFDTSAFPLAIDLPMNPGQPGRTWLAFETIRAIKGNPKFEGVRCSLGVSNCFRDLPGSKNAIAAAYLAVALEYGLDAGIVNVCGKLLKTEPDKNLTDMVRRFAALDGSPEKLGDAMTAISSYCTENR; from the coding sequence ATGACTAACTCAGTTAAAGACATTATAAAAATCGGAGAATCTGTGCACGCCTCTATCCCCTCGATGAACAGGGTGATGAAGGTTGTGTTCGAGAATGCTTCCGGAAGCGAGCAGGCAGTTGAGAAGATCTGCGAGAAGATTCGCCAGCAGGCGGAAAACGGAGCAGACTACATCGAAGTGAATGTGGACGACTTCTACGCAGAGGATTCTGCCCGCGCCGAGGAGATGATGCGTCAGTTTGTTCAGCTCACTGCTGAGCACAGCCGCGGAGTGCCGGTATGCGTTGACAGCAGCAACGACGAGCTGCTTATCGCCGGCCTTGAGGCTTGGGAGCAGTCCGGAGCGGCAGGGAAACCGATGATCAATTCTGTTAAGCCGCATAGTATGGAAAGGCTCTTCGAGCTGTCTCGGGAAAAGCCCTTTGTGTTTATCGCTCTTATTATGATTGAACAGGGCAGCAGCGCAGAAGAAGACCTCGAAAAGAGCGTTTCAACAGCGGAAATGATATTCGATAAGGCAATCGAATACGGCTTTAAGCCCGAAGAAATGTATTTCGATACATCCGCATTCCCTCTGGCTATTGACCTGCCGATGAACCCCGGGCAGCCCGGAAGGACGTGGCTGGCATTCGAAACAATTAGAGCCATTAAGGGCAATCCGAAGTTTGAAGGCGTCCGCTGCTCGCTCGGGGTAAGCAACTGCTTCCGCGATTTGCCGGGGTCGAAAAATGCAATAGCAGCAGCGTATCTCGCTGTGGCCTTAGAATACGGCTTGGACGCAGGAATTGTAAACGTTTGCGGGAAGCTGCTGAAAACCGAGCCTGACAAGAACCTTACAGATATGGTAAGAAGGTTTGCCGCACTCGACGGCAGCCCCGAAAAACTCGGCGATGCTATGACAGCAATAAGCAGTTACTGCACTGAAAACAGGTAA
- a CDS encoding sulfatase-like hydrolase/transferase encodes MNRRHFVKSCGLGAFLAASGVNLFAAENDRPNILWLTSEDNSPYLGCYGDENAKTPNLDKLGCNGVRFRNAFANAPVCSVARSTLITGMYASSLGLQNHRSSVEIPRGLKTYGELLQQAGYYCTNNKKTDYNFPWSDRNVWDKSSWNAHYKNKPAGNPFMAVFNTTISHEGQITDARVKQRRDKGLIPKTPRLGLSEVKLPPYYPDTEEIRYNVAVYYDNMTLMDKWIGDKLEELKKSGEAENTIIFYYGDHGGALPRGKRNIHDSGTRVPFIVYFPEKWKHLAPVEPGQWCEDVVTFADFPATVLSLAGVKPPENYEGRAFLGKYKQPKRDYAYLYRNRMDERYDAVRAVRTEKWRYIRNFSPHRPWGQQYGYPFRVQNIMGLWYEQYKQGKCSWQEARYWQKKPGREMYFIPDDPHEMNNLAYSVEYVSKQRELEEKLKNEIVKTRDTGFIPEGMFEGLAEKYGTIYDFAQSKDYQIQRIAEIAEIASDGDPEKMAVLEMASGDKCPIIRYWAATGYLILGKKARPHIQTIQKLLKDESLDVRIPAAETLLRFGENSEAAETLKDACHAENYYHRLAAANSVQLLFLEGFMDKAKTLSLMQNLPEKKAGGPDWVNKICSQIKST; translated from the coding sequence ATGAACAGAAGGCATTTTGTAAAAAGCTGCGGACTCGGAGCTTTCCTCGCGGCTTCAGGAGTAAATTTATTTGCCGCTGAGAACGACAGACCAAACATTCTCTGGCTTACCAGCGAAGACAACAGCCCTTATCTGGGCTGCTACGGCGATGAAAACGCCAAAACACCCAATCTCGACAAGCTCGGCTGCAACGGTGTTCGATTCAGAAACGCATTCGCAAACGCGCCGGTATGCTCTGTGGCAAGGTCAACACTTATTACAGGTATGTATGCCTCATCCCTTGGACTTCAAAACCACAGAAGCAGCGTGGAGATTCCCAGAGGCCTGAAAACCTACGGTGAGCTCCTCCAGCAGGCGGGCTACTACTGCACAAACAACAAAAAAACAGACTACAACTTCCCTTGGAGCGACAGAAACGTTTGGGATAAGAGCAGCTGGAATGCTCATTACAAAAACAAACCAGCAGGCAATCCGTTTATGGCGGTTTTCAATACGACCATCTCCCACGAGGGGCAGATAACCGACGCAAGAGTTAAGCAGAGGCGGGATAAAGGGCTAATACCGAAAACCCCGAGGCTCGGCCTCTCTGAGGTGAAGCTCCCTCCTTATTACCCGGACACCGAGGAAATACGATACAACGTTGCGGTTTACTACGACAATATGACGCTTATGGACAAGTGGATCGGGGATAAGCTCGAAGAGCTCAAGAAATCCGGCGAGGCGGAAAACACCATCATCTTCTACTACGGCGACCACGGCGGCGCACTGCCTCGAGGCAAGCGAAATATCCACGACTCAGGAACGCGGGTGCCGTTTATCGTGTATTTCCCCGAAAAATGGAAGCATCTGGCTCCAGTAGAGCCCGGGCAGTGGTGCGAGGATGTTGTAACGTTTGCAGATTTTCCCGCCACGGTTCTGAGCCTTGCGGGCGTTAAGCCGCCGGAGAACTACGAAGGAAGGGCTTTTCTCGGGAAGTATAAACAGCCAAAACGCGATTATGCCTATCTCTACAGAAACCGTATGGATGAGCGATACGATGCAGTACGTGCCGTGCGAACTGAAAAATGGCGATATATACGCAATTTCTCACCGCACCGCCCATGGGGGCAGCAGTACGGATATCCTTTCCGTGTGCAGAATATTATGGGGCTCTGGTACGAGCAGTACAAGCAGGGCAAATGCAGCTGGCAGGAAGCCAGATACTGGCAGAAAAAGCCGGGCAGAGAGATGTATTTCATTCCCGACGACCCTCATGAGATGAACAATCTTGCTTACAGTGTTGAGTATGTATCAAAGCAGAGAGAGCTCGAGGAAAAGCTGAAAAATGAGATTGTAAAAACAAGGGATACAGGATTTATACCCGAAGGTATGTTCGAGGGGCTCGCAGAAAAATACGGAACGATTTACGATTTTGCTCAGTCTAAGGATTATCAGATTCAGCGTATTGCTGAGATAGCCGAAATCGCCTCAGACGGCGATCCTGAGAAGATGGCAGTTCTCGAGATGGCATCAGGGGATAAATGCCCGATAATCAGGTACTGGGCGGCAACAGGCTATCTGATTCTCGGCAAAAAAGCCCGTCCGCATATACAGACAATCCAGAAACTGCTCAAGGATGAAAGCCTTGATGTGCGTATTCCGGCAGCAGAAACCCTGCTTCGATTCGGCGAAAACAGCGAAGCCGCCGAAACGCTCAAAGATGCCTGCCATGCGGAGAATTATTATCACCGCCTCGCAGCGGCCAACAGTGTGCAGCTGCTCTTCCTTGAGGGGTTTATGGATAAAGCCAAAACGCTCAGCCTTATGCAGAACCTGCCCGAGAAAAAAGCCGGCGGGCCGGACTGGGTGAATAAAATCTGCAGCCAGATTAAATCAACCTAA
- a CDS encoding 3-isopropylmalate dehydrogenase, with translation MNKLNIAVIPGDGTGPEVTAEALKVIQAAAGKHNFEIKTTEFDLGGQRYLRTGETLSDETLAELKGYDSILLGAIGRPDIAPGILEKGVLLKARFGLDQYINLRPVKLYPGVESPVKSKGPDEIDYVVVRENTGGVYTGTGGNTLTGTANEIAVQSNVYSRFQVERCLRFAFEYARKNGKKSRGVGEDNTLALVGKTNVLTYVYGLWNRAFNEIGEAEYPDVKREYYHVDAACIYMVQCPEIFDVVVTGNMFGDIITDLGAATQGGLGIAAGGNINPEGVSMFEPIGGTAPAFTGLGQINPLAAICSGAMMLETLGESNAGEDIENAVKWATAEKLESMAAGKMGFSTSEVGDMIADKVSRG, from the coding sequence ATGAACAAGCTGAATATTGCAGTGATCCCGGGCGACGGGACAGGCCCTGAAGTAACAGCGGAGGCCTTGAAGGTTATACAGGCGGCGGCAGGAAAACACAACTTTGAGATAAAGACAACCGAATTCGATCTCGGCGGTCAGCGTTATCTCAGGACAGGGGAAACCCTGTCCGATGAAACCCTCGCAGAGCTTAAGGGCTATGATTCAATCCTTCTCGGAGCGATCGGAAGACCTGATATTGCCCCTGGGATTCTGGAGAAAGGCGTTTTGCTCAAGGCGAGATTCGGCCTCGATCAGTATATAAACCTTCGCCCTGTAAAGCTTTATCCGGGTGTAGAAAGCCCTGTCAAGAGCAAAGGCCCTGATGAGATAGATTATGTGGTCGTTCGTGAAAATACCGGCGGGGTTTACACCGGCACAGGCGGCAATACCCTAACCGGCACAGCAAACGAAATTGCAGTGCAGTCGAATGTGTATTCACGTTTTCAGGTGGAGCGGTGCCTGCGTTTTGCATTTGAGTATGCACGCAAAAACGGCAAGAAATCCAGAGGCGTTGGCGAGGATAATACACTTGCCTTAGTGGGCAAAACGAACGTGCTGACGTATGTTTACGGACTCTGGAACAGGGCATTCAACGAGATAGGCGAGGCTGAGTATCCCGATGTTAAGCGGGAATACTACCACGTTGATGCAGCCTGCATATATATGGTTCAGTGCCCCGAGATATTTGATGTAGTTGTAACGGGCAATATGTTCGGCGATATCATTACAGACCTCGGCGCCGCCACACAGGGCGGGCTCGGAATAGCAGCAGGCGGAAATATCAACCCTGAAGGCGTGAGTATGTTTGAACCAATCGGCGGAACAGCCCCCGCATTTACCGGCCTCGGACAGATCAACCCGCTTGCAGCAATATGCTCCGGCGCAATGATGCTCGAAACGCTCGGGGAAAGCAACGCAGGCGAGGATATCGAGAATGCTGTTAAATGGGCGACAGCCGAGAAACTCGAGAGCATGGCAGCCGGGAAGATGGGCTTTTCCACAAGCGAAGTGGGCGATATGATAGCCGATAAGGTAAGCCGAGGCTAA